Proteins encoded in a region of the Zea mays cultivar B73 chromosome 2, Zm-B73-REFERENCE-NAM-5.0, whole genome shotgun sequence genome:
- the LOC100383363 gene encoding uncharacterized protein LOC100383363, whose product MPQHTSAATSISAPASRTVYSSLLGVVSPAMAPDSAPPLSSPSTFHLLSLPLRASSSSPRSGSHATHCLSVCTFGSVRSVNRILPFLFLWFPRR is encoded by the coding sequence ATGCCGCAGCACACGTCCGCAGCGACGTCCATCTCGGCGCCGGCCTCGCGCACCGTCTATAGCTCCCTTCTAGGAGTTGTCTCACCGGCGATGGCTCCCGACTCCGCTCCTCCTCTCAGTTCTCCCTCCACGTTTCACCTTCTCTCCCTTCCTCTTCGAGCATCGTCCTCCTCGCCTAGATCCGGCAGTCACGCCACACACTGTCTCTCTGTCTGTACATTTGGATCTGTTAGATCTGTGAATAGAATATTGCCGTTTCTTTTTCTGTGGTTTCCTCGCAGATGA